The stretch of DNA CGCCGGTGGCGAAGTTGCCCTTCATCCTGCCCGCGTCAATCTCCATGGAGGAGTAGCCGCCGAGCCCGCCCGTGTCCTGGGCCGCGCCGAGGCCGCAGGCAAGCGCTATCAGGAGACACGCCGTCGTGTTTTTCATGTGGCGTCCTTTCCAAAACGGACCGTGCCGGTCACGCCGGTCAGTTCAAATTCCTTCGCGTCCGGGCGCAAACGCAGCGCCCGCGCCTCCACCTGCATTTCGGGGCCGTCCACGGCCACATGGCTGTCCGAGCGCGCCTCGCCCGCAGACTCGCCCTCGGGCTTCTCCCACACGATGTCCGCCAGTTTCAGGGTCATGGCCCCCGCATGCACGGTGACCTCGTCCTGGAGCACGGCGCGCCGGTCCTGCTCGAACTGGCCGCGCAGGCTCTCGATGACGATGGTCTCCTGCTCCCCCTCACCATAAATGACGGCGCGCGCGTTTTCAAATGTGTAGACGTTGTCCCCCTGCATGGA from Candidatus Hydrogenedentota bacterium encodes:
- the lptC gene encoding LPS export ABC transporter periplasmic protein LptC; this encodes PPDPYAQSPDALVMTGINLYMHRARQAEGVAQKPEFWVHANAFSMQGDNVYTFENARAVIYGEGEQETIVIESLRGQFEQDRRAVLQDEVTVHAGAMTLKLADIVWEKPEGESAGEARSDSHVAVDGPEMQVEARALRLRPDAKEFELTGVTGTVRFGKDAT